The following coding sequences lie in one Actinomyces capricornis genomic window:
- a CDS encoding aldo/keto reductase: MEQRRLGTHNGLTTSAIGLGCMGLSQGYGPTDDETSTRTIHAALDAGITLFDTAMSYGQGRNEALLGHALHGFPQAQIATKFGIARRESGVVLDAHPDRVRGYCEASLRRLGREIIDLYYLHRVDPDVPLADTIGAMSTLVDAGLVRHLGVSEVTAQQLEEAHRVHPIAAVQFEWSLMWREPEHNLIPEARRLGIGLVPYSPLGRGLLTAALERHEIPQSTFRAMDPRFTGEALEGNLRQIRVLQQLARGLGVSAGQLALAWLLAQGDDVVPIPGTRSPQRVMDNAAAARILLDDGALNDLKAAVPDSGWLGDRRSFAVPVTKRPKSGPVKS; the protein is encoded by the coding sequence ATGGAACAACGACGACTCGGCACGCACAACGGCCTGACCACCTCGGCGATCGGATTGGGTTGTATGGGCCTGTCCCAGGGCTACGGCCCGACGGACGACGAGACCTCCACCCGGACGATCCATGCCGCGCTCGATGCGGGGATCACCCTGTTCGACACGGCGATGAGCTACGGGCAAGGGCGTAACGAGGCACTCCTCGGCCACGCCCTGCACGGGTTCCCCCAGGCGCAGATCGCGACCAAGTTCGGCATTGCGCGCCGTGAAAGCGGCGTGGTTCTGGATGCTCACCCTGATCGGGTGCGAGGCTACTGCGAGGCCTCTTTGCGGCGCCTGGGGCGCGAGATCATCGACCTGTATTACCTGCACCGGGTCGACCCCGATGTCCCCTTGGCTGACACCATCGGGGCGATGTCCACCCTCGTGGATGCCGGGCTGGTGCGCCACCTGGGGGTCAGCGAGGTCACCGCGCAGCAGCTGGAGGAAGCCCACCGGGTCCATCCGATCGCAGCGGTGCAGTTCGAGTGGTCCCTCATGTGGCGCGAGCCTGAGCACAATCTCATCCCTGAAGCGCGTCGTCTGGGCATCGGGTTAGTGCCCTACAGTCCTTTGGGGCGTGGCTTGCTTACCGCCGCATTGGAGCGTCACGAGATCCCGCAGAGCACCTTCCGAGCCATGGACCCGCGCTTCACCGGCGAGGCCCTGGAGGGCAACCTCCGCCAGATCAGGGTCTTGCAGCAGCTGGCAAGGGGCCTGGGAGTGAGCGCAGGGCAGCTGGCCCTGGCCTGGCTGCTCGCGCAGGGTGACGACGTCGTTCCCATTCCCGGCACGCGCAGCCCTCAGCGGGTCATGGATAATGCAGCCGCAGCGCGGATACTGCTCGACGACGGTGCACTGAATGACCTGAAGGCGGCCGTTCCCGACAGCGGCTGGCTCGGGGACCGGCGCTCCTTCGCCGTGCCCGTCACCAAGCGCCCCAAGAGCGGGCCTGTCAAGAGTTGA
- the whiA gene encoding DNA-binding protein WhiA — MSLTVTVKDELAHVTADNAAQKRAELSSMLRFAGGLHIISGRIVVEAELDHGGTVRRLHRYLKELYGMDSEVMVVQGGSLHRGSRYVLRVIERGKDLARLSGLVDERGRPVRGMPVAVVQGGRKAASAAWRGAFLARGSLTEPGRSASLEVTCPGSEAALALVGAARRFEVVAKAREVRGSDRVVVRDGEAIGILLERMGAPETHRTWTERRSRRESRGTANRLANFDDANLRRSARAAVASGARVERAFEILGDDVPAHLLEAGRLRIANKQASLEELGQLSDPQLTKDAVAGRIRRLLAMADKRAHDLGIPDTESVLTQEMLEP, encoded by the coding sequence ATGTCGCTGACGGTGACGGTCAAGGACGAGCTCGCGCACGTCACGGCGGACAACGCCGCCCAGAAACGCGCCGAGCTGTCCTCGATGCTGCGCTTCGCCGGTGGTCTGCACATCATCTCGGGGCGCATCGTGGTCGAGGCAGAGCTCGACCACGGCGGCACCGTGCGCAGACTGCACCGCTATCTCAAGGAGCTCTACGGCATGGACTCCGAGGTGATGGTGGTTCAGGGGGGCTCCCTGCACCGGGGCTCGCGCTACGTGCTGCGCGTCATCGAGCGCGGCAAGGACCTGGCCCGCCTGTCGGGGCTGGTCGATGAGCGGGGCCGGCCCGTGCGGGGCATGCCGGTGGCCGTGGTCCAGGGCGGGCGCAAGGCGGCCTCCGCCGCATGGCGCGGCGCCTTCCTGGCCCGCGGCTCCCTGACCGAGCCCGGGCGCTCGGCCTCCCTGGAGGTCACCTGCCCCGGCTCGGAGGCCGCGCTGGCCCTGGTGGGGGCCGCGCGCCGCTTCGAGGTGGTGGCCAAGGCCCGCGAGGTCCGCGGTTCGGACCGGGTCGTGGTGCGCGACGGTGAGGCCATCGGCATCCTTCTGGAGCGCATGGGTGCGCCCGAGACCCACCGCACCTGGACCGAGCGGCGCTCGCGCCGCGAGTCGCGCGGCACCGCCAATCGCCTGGCCAACTTCGACGACGCCAACCTGCGGCGCTCGGCGCGCGCCGCCGTGGCCTCCGGGGCCCGGGTCGAGCGCGCCTTCGAGATCCTGGGAGACGACGTGCCCGCCCACCTGCTGGAGGCCGGGCGACTGCGCATCGCCAACAAGCAGGCCTCCTTAGAGGAGTTGGGCCAGCTCTCCGACCCCCAGTTGACCAAGGACGCCGTGGCCGGCCGCATCCGCCGCCTGCTGGCCATGGCCGACAAGCGCGCCCACGACCTGGGCATCCCCGACACCGAGTCGGTACTGACCCAGGAGATGCTCGAGCCCTGA
- a CDS encoding glycoside hydrolase family 1 protein — protein sequence MTDMTTTFPEGFLWGGALAANQYEGAYDEGGKGLSVQDVMPQGIVGPRTPAPTPDNLKLIGIDFYHRYAQDIALLAEMGFTVFRLSIAWSRIFPRGDETEPNEEGLAFYDRVLDELEKHGIEPLITLSHYETPLHLAEAYDGWTDRRLIGFFERYARTLFERYGKRVKYWLTFNEINSVLHEPFMSGGIATPKEELSDQDLYQAIHHELVASAAATRIAHEINPELRVGCMILAIPFYPLTPDPRDAWAAKQAERENYAFGDVHVRGHYPGYFLRMLRDKGVELDITEEDRRTLADNTVDFVSFSYYMSACETATQERQAGGGNLMGGVTNPTLEVSQWGWAIDPLGLRTILGDYWDRWGKPLFIVENGLGARDELVTGADGAPTVEDDYRIAYMNDHLVQVGEAIADGVEVMGYTAWGCIDCVSASTAQLSKRYGLIYVDRNDDGSGTLERYRKKSFGWYQQVIATNGGSLRA from the coding sequence ATGACAGATATGACCACCACCTTCCCCGAGGGCTTCCTGTGGGGCGGCGCCCTGGCAGCCAACCAGTACGAGGGCGCCTACGACGAGGGCGGCAAGGGCCTGAGCGTCCAGGACGTCATGCCCCAGGGCATCGTCGGCCCGCGCACCCCGGCCCCCACCCCCGACAACCTCAAGCTCATCGGAATCGACTTCTACCACCGCTACGCCCAGGACATCGCGCTGCTGGCCGAGATGGGGTTCACGGTCTTCCGCCTCTCCATCGCCTGGTCGAGGATCTTCCCCCGGGGCGATGAGACCGAGCCCAACGAGGAGGGCCTGGCCTTCTACGACCGGGTGCTTGATGAGCTCGAGAAGCACGGCATCGAGCCCCTCATCACCCTCAGCCACTACGAGACCCCCCTGCACCTGGCCGAGGCCTATGACGGCTGGACCGACAGGCGGCTCATCGGCTTCTTCGAGCGCTACGCCCGCACCCTGTTCGAGCGCTACGGCAAGCGCGTGAAGTACTGGCTGACCTTCAACGAGATCAACTCCGTGCTCCACGAGCCCTTCATGTCCGGGGGCATCGCCACCCCCAAGGAGGAGCTGAGCGACCAGGACCTCTACCAGGCCATCCACCACGAACTGGTGGCCTCCGCAGCCGCCACCCGCATCGCCCACGAGATCAATCCCGAGCTCCGGGTCGGGTGCATGATCCTGGCCATCCCCTTCTACCCCCTGACTCCCGACCCGCGTGATGCCTGGGCGGCCAAGCAGGCCGAGCGGGAGAACTACGCCTTCGGGGATGTGCACGTGCGCGGGCACTACCCGGGCTACTTCCTGCGCATGCTGCGGGACAAGGGAGTGGAGCTGGATATCACCGAGGAGGACCGCCGCACCCTGGCGGACAACACGGTGGACTTCGTGTCCTTCAGCTACTACATGTCCGCCTGCGAGACCGCCACCCAGGAGCGCCAGGCGGGAGGCGGCAACCTCATGGGCGGCGTCACCAACCCCACCCTGGAGGTCTCCCAGTGGGGCTGGGCCATCGACCCGCTCGGCCTGCGCACCATCCTGGGCGACTACTGGGACCGCTGGGGCAAGCCCCTGTTCATCGTGGAGAACGGCCTGGGGGCGCGCGACGAGCTCGTCACCGGGGCCGACGGCGCGCCCACCGTGGAGGACGACTACCGGATCGCCTACATGAACGACCACCTCGTCCAGGTGGGCGAGGCCATCGCCGACGGCGTGGAGGTGATGGGCTACACCGCCTGGGGCTGCATCGACTGCGTCTCGGCCTCCACCGCCCAGCTGTCCAAGCGCTACGGCCTCATCTACGTCGACCGCAATGACGACGGCAGCGGCACCCTGGAGCGCTACCGCAAGAAGTCCTTCGGCTGGTACCAGCAGGTCATCGCCACCAACGGGGGATCCCTGCGGGCCTGA
- the uvrC gene encoding excinuclease ABC subunit UvrC: protein MADPSTYRPAPGEIATSPGVYRFLDDQGRVIYVGKAKNLRARLSSYFQDLSALHPRTQKMVTTACAVEWTVVSTEVESLALEYSWIKEFNPRFNVMYKDDKSYPYLAVTMQEAFPRVQVVRGARRPGTRYFGPFVAAWSIRDTVDQLLRVFPVRSCSAGVLNRARASGRPCLLGYIDKCSAPCVGRISPEDHRALAEDFCAFMAGRTGPYLRQVEAEMKAAAAALDFEKAARLRDDAAALRKVIEGNAVVLPDATDADVFALVRDELEAAVQVFHVRGGRVRGQRGWVVDLIDEAADAELIERLLEQVYGSLLDPADELAAPTSGTTTSIGVGRRAAASPAPRTGPSDAPPLRQGEAAATSVDDVAHTATTAVPRQILVPVMPAGADTITAWLSGLRGGRVDLRVPRRGDKAALMETVRKNAEEALRLHKTRRAGDLTQRSQALDELAEALDLPEAPLRVECYDISHTQGSNQVGSMVVFEDGAPRKSDYRRFVIRGTEGQGASDDTAAMREVLTRRFKRLIAEQGQGQQAESAALELQEAEGEVVSSGPIDPTTGRAKRFSYAPGLVVVDGGLPQVGAAADVLEELGVDVPIIGLAKRLEEVWVPGEEFPLVLPRSSPALYMLQHLRDESHRFAITHHRKRRSAGMTRSVLDDVPGLGPARQAALLREFGSVKRIRSASPERIAEVKGIGPALAATILAHLNQGQQEDPRSDGPVPGTSPSARPGTLST, encoded by the coding sequence ATGGCCGATCCCTCCACCTACCGCCCCGCCCCCGGGGAGATCGCCACCTCCCCGGGCGTCTACCGGTTCCTGGACGACCAGGGGCGCGTCATCTACGTGGGCAAGGCCAAGAACCTGCGGGCCCGCCTGTCCAGCTACTTCCAGGACCTGTCCGCCCTCCACCCGCGCACCCAGAAGATGGTGACCACCGCCTGCGCCGTGGAGTGGACCGTGGTCTCCACCGAGGTGGAGTCCCTGGCCCTGGAGTACTCCTGGATCAAGGAGTTCAACCCGCGCTTCAACGTCATGTACAAGGACGACAAGTCCTACCCCTACCTGGCCGTCACCATGCAGGAGGCATTCCCCCGGGTGCAGGTGGTGCGCGGCGCCCGCCGTCCCGGCACCCGCTACTTCGGCCCCTTCGTAGCAGCCTGGTCCATCCGCGACACCGTCGACCAGCTCCTGCGGGTCTTCCCCGTGCGCTCCTGCTCCGCCGGCGTGCTCAACCGGGCCCGCGCCTCGGGGCGCCCCTGCCTGCTGGGCTACATCGACAAGTGCTCGGCCCCCTGCGTGGGCCGCATCAGCCCCGAGGACCACCGGGCCCTGGCCGAGGACTTCTGCGCCTTCATGGCCGGGCGCACCGGGCCCTACCTGCGGCAGGTCGAGGCCGAGATGAAGGCGGCCGCAGCCGCCCTGGACTTCGAGAAGGCGGCGCGACTGCGCGACGACGCCGCGGCCCTGCGCAAGGTCATCGAGGGCAACGCCGTCGTCCTGCCCGACGCCACCGACGCCGACGTCTTCGCCCTCGTGCGCGACGAGCTCGAGGCCGCCGTCCAGGTCTTCCATGTGCGCGGCGGGCGCGTGCGCGGCCAGCGCGGCTGGGTGGTCGATCTCATCGACGAGGCCGCCGACGCCGAGCTCATCGAGCGCCTCCTGGAGCAGGTCTACGGCTCCCTGCTCGACCCCGCCGACGAGCTGGCCGCCCCCACCTCGGGCACCACCACCTCCATCGGGGTGGGTCGCCGGGCCGCCGCCAGCCCCGCCCCGCGCACCGGCCCCAGCGACGCGCCCCCACTGCGCCAGGGCGAGGCGGCCGCCACCAGCGTCGACGACGTCGCCCACACCGCCACCACCGCGGTGCCCCGACAGATCCTCGTGCCCGTCATGCCCGCGGGAGCCGATACCATCACCGCCTGGCTCTCCGGGCTGCGCGGGGGCCGGGTGGACCTGAGGGTGCCCCGGCGCGGGGACAAGGCCGCCCTCATGGAGACCGTGCGCAAGAACGCCGAGGAGGCCCTGCGCCTGCACAAGACCCGCCGCGCCGGCGACCTGACCCAGCGCAGCCAGGCCCTCGACGAGCTCGCCGAGGCCCTCGACCTGCCCGAGGCGCCCCTGCGGGTCGAGTGCTACGACATCTCCCACACCCAGGGCAGCAACCAGGTGGGATCCATGGTCGTCTTCGAGGACGGCGCGCCGCGCAAATCCGACTACAGGCGCTTCGTCATCCGGGGTACCGAGGGCCAGGGCGCCAGTGACGACACCGCCGCCATGCGCGAAGTGCTCACCCGCCGCTTCAAGCGGCTCATCGCCGAGCAGGGGCAGGGCCAGCAGGCCGAGAGCGCCGCCCTGGAGCTCCAGGAGGCCGAGGGCGAGGTGGTCTCCTCCGGGCCCATCGACCCGACCACGGGCCGGGCCAAGCGCTTCTCCTACGCACCCGGCCTCGTCGTCGTCGACGGCGGACTGCCGCAGGTGGGGGCCGCGGCCGACGTGCTCGAGGAGCTGGGGGTCGACGTGCCCATCATCGGACTGGCCAAGCGGCTGGAGGAGGTGTGGGTCCCCGGGGAGGAGTTCCCCCTGGTCCTGCCGCGCAGCTCCCCGGCCCTCTACATGCTCCAGCACCTGCGCGATGAGTCCCACCGCTTCGCCATCACCCACCACCGCAAGCGGCGCTCGGCAGGCATGACCCGCTCCGTCCTCGACGACGTGCCCGGGCTGGGCCCGGCCCGGCAGGCCGCGCTCCTGCGCGAGTTCGGCTCGGTCAAGCGGATCCGCTCCGCCTCCCCCGAGCGCATCGCCGAGGTCAAGGGCATCGGCCCGGCCCTGGCGGCCACAATCCTGGCCCACCTCAACCAGGGCCAGCAGGAGGACCCGCGCAGCGACGGCCCCGTGCCGGGAACGAGCCCGAGCGCACGCCCTGGCACACTCAGCACATGA
- the rapZ gene encoding RNase adapter RapZ, which produces MDSQDPPKPPRQRDPLKDTVPIEIPALDDATPPVPPAERPEMIIVTGMSGAGRSRAANALEDLDWYVVDNLPPQLLPALAGMMTTVGAGVHRLAAVVDVRSREFFSHFMEYLRTVRQAGTDVRLIFLDASDAVLVRRFESSRRPHPLQGTGSVLDGIVHERTLLGGLKGMADTVIDTSAYSVHDLARRVRELVARESDLALRINVMSFGFKYGIPLDADHVLDVRFIPNPYWVSELRHLTGRDAPVADYVFSQSGAAEFVDGYADLLTPALPSYIDELKPYVTLAVGCTGGKHRSVASAERIGARLRRAGFEVVVQHRDLGRE; this is translated from the coding sequence ATGGACTCCCAGGATCCTCCGAAGCCGCCCCGGCAGCGAGACCCGCTCAAGGACACCGTGCCCATCGAGATCCCGGCCCTCGACGACGCCACGCCCCCGGTCCCGCCCGCCGAGCGGCCCGAGATGATCATCGTCACCGGCATGTCCGGTGCGGGGCGCTCGCGCGCGGCCAACGCCCTGGAGGACCTGGACTGGTACGTGGTGGACAACCTGCCGCCCCAGCTCCTGCCGGCCCTGGCCGGGATGATGACGACCGTGGGCGCGGGCGTGCACCGCCTGGCCGCCGTGGTCGATGTGCGCAGCCGCGAGTTCTTCTCCCACTTCATGGAGTACCTGCGCACCGTGCGCCAGGCGGGCACCGACGTGCGCCTCATCTTCCTGGACGCCTCCGATGCGGTCCTGGTGCGCCGCTTCGAGTCATCGCGCCGCCCCCACCCCCTCCAGGGCACCGGCTCGGTGCTGGACGGCATCGTCCACGAGCGCACCCTCCTGGGCGGCCTCAAGGGCATGGCCGACACCGTCATCGACACCTCCGCCTACTCGGTGCACGACCTGGCGCGCCGGGTCCGCGAGCTGGTGGCCCGCGAGTCCGACCTGGCGCTGCGCATCAACGTCATGTCCTTCGGCTTCAAGTACGGCATCCCCCTGGACGCCGACCACGTCCTGGACGTGCGCTTCATCCCCAACCCCTACTGGGTCTCGGAGCTGCGCCATCTCACCGGCCGCGACGCCCCCGTGGCCGACTACGTCTTCTCCCAGAGCGGCGCCGCCGAGTTCGTCGACGGCTACGCCGACCTGCTGACCCCCGCCCTGCCCAGCTATATCGATGAGCTCAAGCCCTATGTGACCCTGGCCGTGGGCTGCACCGGCGGCAAGCACCGCTCGGTGGCCTCCGCGGAGCGCATCGGCGCCAGGCTGCGACGAGCGGGCTTCGAGGTCGTGGTCCAGCACCGGGACCTGGGTCGGGAGTGA
- a CDS encoding PRD domain-containing protein, with product MRILRVFNNNVVLARDEVGREVILTGRGLGFQRKPGQEVDTARISRRYVPVRSAESVGEVIAGIPPERLALIERCFLEAARELGTTVPSSTILAVVDHLNQAMDRIQQGRVLDYPLRAEVAHLHPEELGLAEQMVDAINAAQDIQLPQGEAIALAMHLFTAAVGAPSVQQAHLQSRLIAQIIELLKAALGESFDEHSINAARFAVHLRYFLVRARTGVQLQDGTASIIADTLRTTHPLAHRLALRVSDLLEMRLGIGVSEDETAYLTMHVARLIGPGAA from the coding sequence ATGAGGATCCTCCGCGTCTTCAACAACAACGTCGTCCTGGCGCGCGATGAGGTCGGCCGGGAGGTGATCCTCACCGGACGCGGTTTGGGATTCCAGCGCAAGCCCGGACAGGAGGTCGATACCGCCCGGATCAGCAGGCGCTACGTGCCGGTGCGGAGCGCCGAATCGGTGGGGGAGGTCATCGCCGGCATCCCCCCGGAGCGACTCGCCCTCATCGAGCGGTGCTTCCTGGAGGCCGCCCGCGAGTTGGGCACAACCGTGCCCTCCTCGACCATCCTCGCCGTCGTCGATCACCTCAACCAGGCCATGGACCGCATCCAGCAGGGGCGGGTCCTGGACTACCCCCTGCGCGCGGAGGTGGCCCACCTCCATCCCGAGGAGCTGGGCCTGGCCGAGCAGATGGTCGACGCCATCAACGCCGCCCAGGACATCCAGCTCCCCCAGGGCGAGGCCATCGCCCTGGCCATGCACCTGTTCACCGCGGCCGTGGGCGCGCCCTCGGTGCAGCAGGCGCACCTCCAGTCCCGGCTCATCGCCCAGATCATCGAGCTGCTCAAGGCGGCCCTGGGGGAGTCCTTCGACGAGCACTCCATCAACGCCGCCCGCTTCGCCGTCCACCTGCGCTACTTCCTGGTACGGGCACGCACCGGCGTCCAGCTCCAGGACGGCACCGCCTCCATCATCGCCGACACGCTGCGCACCACCCACCCCCTGGCCCATCGTCTCGCGCTGCGGGTCAGTGATCTGCTGGAGATGCGCCTGGGCATCGGGGTCTCGGAGGACGAGACCGCCTACCTGACCATGCATGTGGCCAGGCTCATCGGCCCGGGCGCGGCCTGA
- a CDS encoding beta-glucoside-specific PTS transporter subunit IIABC, with protein MTRIDYAALAPQLLDKVGGQENIRSVSHCATRLRLVLANGAAARTEEIKALPGVVTVVQAGGQYQVVIGNDVPVVYEELARLADLDGRGDQGREEDSGAGGGLFDRFIKVVSALINPVVWTLAGAGLIKAFLTLATTVGWLAPTSPTYTILSVAGDSTLYFLPVLLAITSARHFKANEFTAVALAGALIHPDLIALHDQGDPVSFLGIPVILTSYASSLVPIIVAVWVQAHLQRLLTRSLPSAIRNFTVPLLVLLIMVPLTLLTVGPVTTALSNGIASGMNTLFEIAPWLAGAIMGAFWQVFVMFGVHWGLVPIMIAQYDNPGYSLMTAPIFPAVLAQAAATLGVLIRSRSAKMRQLAGPASLSGFLAGITEPAIYGVNLPLKRPFIFGCVGGAVGGVIVSLAGGATTSFVFPSLIGIPALLSHGSLLLVFSGMIVAVVISLALTLLLGFKDPVDEQIPVVDDARAVDARPTTSLASPITGQAVPLERIADPVFSSGALGNGVGITPEAGGTVTVVAPASGTVVTVMDSGHAYGIRSDDGVEILIHIGLDTVELKGEGFTASVAAGQRVERGHPLATVDLDALRRAEKDPTTILVVTNTASLRGVVPIVSGPVSAGTTVVEIDR; from the coding sequence ATGACGAGAATCGACTACGCGGCACTGGCGCCGCAACTGCTGGACAAGGTGGGGGGCCAGGAGAACATCCGCTCCGTGAGCCACTGCGCCACGCGCCTGCGCCTGGTCCTGGCCAACGGCGCCGCGGCCCGCACCGAGGAGATCAAGGCCCTGCCCGGCGTGGTCACCGTGGTCCAGGCCGGGGGACAGTACCAGGTGGTCATCGGCAATGACGTTCCCGTGGTCTACGAGGAGCTGGCGCGCCTGGCCGACCTGGACGGCAGGGGCGACCAGGGCCGGGAGGAGGACTCCGGAGCCGGGGGCGGCCTGTTCGACCGGTTCATCAAGGTGGTCTCGGCCCTCATCAACCCGGTGGTCTGGACCCTGGCCGGCGCGGGCCTCATCAAGGCCTTCCTCACCCTGGCCACCACCGTGGGATGGCTGGCCCCGACCAGCCCCACCTACACCATCCTCAGCGTCGCCGGCGACTCCACCCTCTACTTCCTCCCCGTCCTGCTGGCCATCACCTCCGCCCGCCACTTCAAGGCCAACGAGTTCACCGCTGTGGCCCTGGCCGGCGCCCTGATCCACCCCGACCTCATCGCCCTGCACGACCAGGGGGACCCCGTCTCCTTCCTGGGGATCCCGGTGATCCTGACCTCCTACGCCTCCTCCCTGGTGCCCATCATCGTGGCCGTATGGGTCCAGGCCCACCTCCAGCGCCTCCTGACCCGGAGCCTGCCCTCGGCGATCCGCAACTTCACCGTGCCCCTTCTGGTCCTTCTCATCATGGTGCCCCTGACCCTCCTCACAGTGGGCCCGGTGACCACCGCGCTGTCCAACGGCATCGCCTCGGGCATGAACACGCTCTTCGAGATCGCGCCCTGGCTGGCCGGCGCCATCATGGGCGCCTTCTGGCAGGTCTTCGTCATGTTCGGGGTCCACTGGGGGCTGGTGCCCATCATGATCGCCCAGTACGACAACCCGGGCTACTCGCTCATGACCGCGCCGATCTTCCCCGCCGTCCTGGCCCAGGCGGCCGCCACCCTGGGGGTCCTCATCCGCAGCCGCAGCGCCAAGATGCGACAGCTGGCCGGGCCCGCCTCCCTGTCCGGCTTCCTGGCGGGCATCACCGAGCCCGCCATCTACGGCGTCAACCTCCCCCTCAAGCGCCCCTTCATCTTCGGGTGCGTCGGCGGGGCCGTCGGCGGCGTCATCGTCTCCCTGGCGGGGGGCGCCACCACCTCCTTCGTCTTCCCCTCCCTCATCGGCATCCCCGCCCTGCTCAGCCACGGCAGCCTCCTCCTGGTCTTCAGCGGCATGATCGTCGCGGTGGTCATCAGCCTCGCCCTGACCCTCCTGCTGGGCTTCAAGGACCCGGTCGACGAGCAGATCCCGGTGGTCGACGATGCCCGGGCCGTGGACGCCCGGCCCACCACCTCGCTGGCATCGCCCATCACGGGGCAGGCCGTGCCCCTGGAGCGGATCGCCGACCCGGTCTTCTCCTCCGGGGCCCTGGGCAACGGCGTCGGTATCACTCCGGAGGCCGGGGGGACGGTGACGGTCGTGGCCCCCGCCAGCGGCACAGTGGTGACCGTCATGGACTCCGGGCACGCCTACGGCATCAGGAGCGACGACGGGGTGGAGATCCTCATCCACATCGGCCTGGACACCGTCGAGCTCAAGGGTGAGGGCTTCACCGCCTCCGTGGCTGCCGGGCAGCGGGTGGAGCGGGGCCATCCACTGGCCACGGTCGACCTCGACGCGCTGCGCCGGGCCGAGAAGGACCCCACCACCATCCTGGTGGTGACCAACACCGCCTCCCTGCGCGGTGTCGTGCCGATCGTCTCCGGACCGGTGAGCGCAGGCACCACCGTCGTCGAGATCGACCGATAG
- a CDS encoding gluconeogenesis factor YvcK family protein, producing the protein MGTTIDVAGWPRRGEEGPSVVALGGGHGLSATLRALRHITHRLTAVVTVADDGGSSGRLRREFNCLPPGDLRMALASLCDDSEWGLTWRDVLQHRFEGQGELDNHALGNLLILSLWQLLGDDVAGLDWVGRLLSIHGRVVPMSSSPLVIEADIVNGDRRRRVSGQVAVASARGRMENVAVVPQDADAHPEAVRAIDEADWVVLGPGSWYTSVLPHLILPSMRRALASTSARKVIVLNLSAQRGETDGMTSADHLRVLADYAPEISADVVLADPSTVEDIDDLSEVAESMGAILVLRQVRTGEALCHHDPLRLAAAFRDAFEGALGDVARSRPPQQCPEY; encoded by the coding sequence GTGGGAACAACGATCGACGTCGCCGGCTGGCCGCGCCGGGGCGAGGAGGGCCCCTCCGTCGTCGCCCTGGGCGGGGGCCACGGCCTGTCCGCCACGCTGCGCGCCCTGCGCCACATCACCCACCGCCTCACTGCGGTGGTGACCGTCGCCGACGACGGGGGCTCCTCGGGTCGCCTGCGCCGCGAGTTCAACTGCCTGCCCCCCGGTGACCTGCGCATGGCCCTGGCCTCCCTGTGCGACGACTCCGAATGGGGGCTGACCTGGCGCGACGTCCTGCAGCACCGTTTCGAGGGCCAGGGCGAGCTCGACAACCACGCCCTGGGCAACCTGCTCATCCTCTCGCTGTGGCAGCTGCTGGGCGACGACGTCGCCGGGCTGGACTGGGTGGGCCGCCTGCTGTCCATCCACGGGCGGGTCGTGCCCATGTCCTCCTCCCCGCTGGTCATCGAGGCCGACATCGTCAACGGCGATCGCCGCCGGCGCGTCTCCGGGCAGGTGGCCGTGGCCTCGGCCCGCGGGCGCATGGAGAACGTCGCCGTCGTCCCCCAGGACGCCGACGCCCACCCCGAGGCGGTGCGCGCCATCGACGAGGCCGACTGGGTGGTGCTGGGGCCGGGGTCCTGGTACACCTCGGTGCTGCCCCACCTCATCCTGCCCTCCATGCGCCGCGCCCTGGCGAGCACCAGCGCCCGCAAGGTCATCGTGCTCAACCTCTCGGCCCAGCGGGGCGAGACCGACGGCATGACCAGCGCCGACCACCTGCGGGTCCTGGCCGACTACGCCCCCGAGATCAGCGCCGATGTGGTCCTGGCCGACCCCTCCACCGTGGAGGACATCGACGACCTGTCCGAGGTGGCCGAGTCCATGGGGGCGATCCTGGTGCTGCGCCAGGTCCGCACGGGCGAGGCCCTGTGCCACCACGACCCCCTGCGCCTGGCCGCCGCCTTCCGCGATGCCTTCGAGGGGGCGCTGGGCGATGTGGCCCGCAGCCGTCCGCCCCAGCAGTGCCCGGAGTACTGA